The Triticum aestivum cultivar Chinese Spring chromosome 7B, IWGSC CS RefSeq v2.1, whole genome shotgun sequence genome window below encodes:
- the LOC123159476 gene encoding uncharacterized protein: protein MKRKGGDGGGTNMVFGMNDARTKASGRTEVEDLCSKLTSLLPQDYRLDASQGPPDIPSQLMQATTYIKDLYERVERLRQMRDDKTQSRRMAGRSCSSNVLDTGRAGPWGPGDVTVQLSGAAHFDVSFTTSSAERVEMHRVIRLIEQDGRMEVVEASWCFVDGGKVFYTIKCRAVSSEAVLDASMAATRLRRLLTDSLGGHGV from the exons ATGAAGAGGAAGGGAGGAGACGGAGGGGGGACGAACATGGTGTTCGGCATGAACGATGCGCGGACGAAGGCGAGTGGGAGGACGGAGGTGGAAGATCTGTGCTCCAAGCTGACGTCCCTGCTTCCGCAAGACTATCGGCTGGACGCCTCACAG GGTCCTCCGGACATTCCCAGCCAACTGATGCAGGCCACGACCTACATCAAGGATCTATACGAGAGAGTCGAAAGGCTGAGGCAGATGAGAGATGACAAAACCCAAAGCCGAAGGATGGCCGGGCGCAGCTGCAGCAGCAACGTCCTAGATACAGGACGGGCGGGGCCATGGGGTCCTGGAGACGTCACGGTGCAGCTCAGCGGGGCGGCGCATTTCGACGTGAGCTTCACGACGAGCTCCGCGGAGAGAGTCGAGATGCACAGGGTGATCCGCCTGATCGAGCAGGATGGACGCATGGAGGTCGTCGAGGCGAGCTGGTGCTTTGTCGACGGTGGCAAGGTTTTCTACACGATCAAGTGCAGG GCAGTGAGCTCTGAGGCTGTCTTGGATGCGTCCATGGCGGCGACAAGGCTCAGAAGGTTGCTGACGGACTCACTTGGTGGCCATGGTGTCTAA
- the LOC543428 gene encoding formate dehydrogenase, mitochondrial gives MAAMCRAAARQLVDRAVGSRAAHTSAGSKKIVGVFYQAGEYADKNPNFVGCVEGALGIRDWLESKGHHYIVTDDKEGLNSELEKHIEDMHVLITTPFHPAYVTAERIKKAKNLELLLTAGIGSDHIDLPAAAAAGLTVAEVTGSNTVSVAEDELMRILILLRNFLPGYQQVVKGEWNVAGIAHRAYDLEGKTVGTVGAGRIGRLLLQRLKPFNCNLLYHDRLQINPELEKEIGAKFEEDLDAMLPKCDVIVINTPLTEKTRGMFNKEKIAKMKKGVIIVNNARGAIMDTQAVADACSSGHIAGYGGDVWFPQPAPKDHPWRYMPNHAMTPHISGTTIDAQLRYAAGVKDMLDRYFKGEDFPAENYIVKEGELASQYK, from the exons ATGGCTGCGATGTGCAGGGCCGCCGCGAGGCAGCTCGTCGACCGGGCCGTCGGATCCAGGGCCGCGCAC ACGTCCGCGGGCAGCAAGAAGATCGTGGGCGTGTTCTACCAGGCCGGCGAGTACGCCGACAAGAACCCCAACTTCGTCGGCTGTGTTGAGGGGGCCCTCGGCATACGCGACTGGCTCGAGTCCAAGGGGCATCACTACATTGTCACCGACGACAAGGAGGGGTTGAACAGCG AGCTGGAGAAGCACATTGAAGACATGCATGTTCTGATAACCACCCCATTCCACCCAGCCTATGTTACTGCAGAGAGGATCAAGAAGGCAAAGAACCTCGAGCTGCTTCTCACAGCTGGGATTGGCTCAGACCATATTGATttgccagctgctgctgctgcaggctTGACAGTGGCTGAGGTTACTGGGAGTAACACTGTCTCTGTGGCAGAAGATGAGCTCATGCGCATCTTGATTCTGCTCAGGAACTTCTTGCCTGGCTATCAACAGGTCGTTAAAGGTGAATGGAATGTTGCAGGCATTGCCCATAGGGCTTATGATCTTGAGGGGAAGACCGTCGGAACTGTCGGGGCAGGTCGTATTGGCAGGCTCTTGCTTCAGCGCCTTAAGCCCTTCAACTGCAACCTGCTCTACCATGACAGACTTCAGATCAACCCAGAGCTTGAGAAAGAAATTGGGGCGAAATTTGAAGAGGACCTGGATGCTATGCTTCCAAAGTGTGATGTCATTGTGATCAACACACCTCTAACTGAGAAAACTAG AGGCATGTTCAACAAAGAAAAGATTGCAAAGATGAAGAAAGGTGTAATCATCGTGAATAACGCTCGGGGAGCAATCATGGATACCCAAGCAGTTGCTGATGCTTGCTCCAGCGGTCACATTGCTG GATATGGAGGTGATGTCTGGTTCCCCCAACCCGCACCCAAGGATCACCCATGGCGCTACATGCCTAATCACGCAATGACCCCTCACATCTCTGGAACTACAATTGATGCACAG CTGAGGTACGCGGCTGGAGTGAAGGACATGTTGGATAGGTACTTCAAGGGCGAGGACTTCCCCGCGGAGAACTACATCGTCAAGGAAGGCGAGCTCGCCAGCCAGTACAAGTAG